A single region of the Triticum dicoccoides isolate Atlit2015 ecotype Zavitan chromosome 2B, WEW_v2.0, whole genome shotgun sequence genome encodes:
- the LOC119367594 gene encoding auxin-responsive protein SAUR36-like — protein sequence MVRIVEISKKWHGSASSKVTSPTAAAGAAATVASCPRGHFAAYTRDGSRFFVPIGCLTSDTFRELLNMAEEEFGKPGDRPIVLPCSVACLEQILADFRGTSKKHNGSGRAKIW from the coding sequence ATGGTGAGGATAGTGGAGATCTCCAAGAAATGGCACGGCAGTGCTAGCAGCAAGGTCACCTCCCCTACGGCCGCCGCTGGTGCAGCGGCCACGGTGGCGTCGTGCCCGCGGGGCCATTTCGCGGCCTACACCCGGGACGGCAGCCGGTTCTTCGTTCCCATCGGCTGCCTCACCAGCGACACCTTCCGGGAGCTCCTCAACATGGCTGAGGAGGAGTTTGGCAAACCTGGTGACCGCCCCATCGTGCTGCCGTGCTCCGTGGCCTGCCTTGAGCAGATCCTCGCCGACTTCCGGGGCACCTCCAAGAAGCACAACGGTAGCGGCAGGGCCAAGATTTGGTAG